Proteins from a single region of Campylobacter sputorum:
- a CDS encoding putative metalloprotease CJM1_0395 family protein, translated as MQIYTSFTSNNPYENNYNKNKNELSQEEKLQVAKLQKRDSEVKAHEAAHLASGAGLTRGLNYSYEKGPDGKQYAVGGEVILDTSKGKTPRETIQKSEQIKRAALAPSNPSSADLKIAANAEAMKNNAQSELRKELIDTKVKFSSKNPLKIYNDTEIPNILGLF; from the coding sequence GTGCAAATATACACATCTTTTACATCAAATAATCCTTACGAAAATAATTATAATAAAAACAAAAATGAACTCTCTCAGGAAGAAAAGCTGCAGGTTGCAAAACTTCAAAAGAGAGATAGTGAAGTAAAAGCACATGAGGCAGCACATCTTGCAAGTGGAGCTGGACTTACAAGAGGGCTAAATTATAGTTACGAAAAAGGTCCAGATGGCAAGCAGTATGCCGTTGGTGGCGAGGTTATACTTGATACTAGCAAAGGTAAAACTCCGCGAGAAACTATTCAAAAAAGTGAGCAGATAAAAAGAGCAGCCTTAGCACCATCTAATCCAAGTTCTGCTGATTTAAAAATAGCCGCAAATGCTGAGGCTATGAAAAATAATGCACAATCTGAACTTAGAAAAGAGCTTATCGATACAAAAGTAAAATTTAGCTCAAAAAATCCTTTAAAAATATACAATGATACAGAAATTCCAAATATTTTAGGTTTATTTTAA
- a CDS encoding HU family DNA-binding protein, which yields MTKADFIQKVAEKAELTKKDTTAALDAVLESLTEVLSKGESMTFVGFGTFSVSERAARTIKVPGTQKEMKIAARNTVKFKVGKKLKESVANGGKTKAPAKGKKK from the coding sequence ATGACAAAAGCGGATTTCATTCAAAAGGTTGCTGAAAAAGCAGAATTAACAAAAAAAGATACAACAGCTGCATTAGACGCTGTTTTAGAAAGCTTAACAGAGGTACTTTCTAAAGGTGAAAGCATGACTTTTGTAGGTTTTGGTACTTTTAGTGTATCAGAAAGAGCTGCTAGAACTATAAAAGTTCCAGGAACACAAAAAGAGATGAAAATAGCTGCTAGAAATACAGTTAAATTCAAAGTTGGTAAAAAACTTAAAGAGTCAGTTGCAAATGGTGGAAAAACAAAAGCACCTGCTAAAGGCAAGAAAAAATAA
- a CDS encoding copper chaperone PCu(A)C, whose translation MKKVLLSTIVSGMMFAYAADIDVSNVYAKATPPNAKNSGAFMLIKNNTDKDIALVSATNSLSDVTELHTHIEENGMKKMIQVPKIDIKANSTTELKPGGLHVMFIGIKKPMVVGENVKMTLTFDNGQTVTLDKVPVKEIKPIKMH comes from the coding sequence ATGAAAAAAGTACTTTTATCAACTATAGTCAGTGGAATGATGTTTGCATACGCAGCAGATATTGATGTAAGTAATGTTTATGCAAAAGCTACGCCACCAAATGCTAAAAATAGCGGTGCTTTTATGTTAATTAAAAATAATACTGATAAAGATATAGCTTTGGTTTCAGCTACAAATAGTCTTAGTGATGTTACAGAGCTTCATACTCATATAGAAGAAAATGGTATGAAAAAAATGATTCAAGTGCCAAAAATAGACATTAAAGCTAACTCAACAACAGAGCTAAAACCAGGAGGTTTGCATGTAATGTTTATAGGCATTAAAAAACCAATGGTAGTTGGAGAAAATGTAAAAATGACACTTACTTTTGATAATGGACAAACAGTTACATTAGATAAAGTTCCTGTTAAAGAAATTAAACCTATTAAAATGCATTAA
- a CDS encoding SCO family protein, with protein sequence MKKILTYISLAVVIFAISFGVSNILKDKNKYDFSAQSINGKVTMDSFDGKYKIFYFGYTFCPDVCPTTLTLVSTALENHPKKDDVVIVFVTLDPKRDKIKETDEFVKYFYPNSVGIVVDNLDKMTSNFGVKYQIVDLKDSQMQYSVAHSSAIYLFNKDGNFVKEVTNLTMQEIKSSVEELLKH encoded by the coding sequence GTGAAAAAAATTCTTACATATATATCTTTAGCGGTTGTTATATTTGCTATTAGTTTTGGTGTTTCAAATATACTAAAAGATAAAAACAAGTATGATTTTAGTGCTCAAAGTATCAATGGGAAAGTAACAATGGACTCTTTTGATGGAAAATATAAGATATTTTATTTTGGTTATACATTTTGTCCAGATGTTTGTCCCACTACTTTAACACTCGTCTCTACTGCTTTAGAAAATCATCCAAAAAAAGATGATGTTGTGATTGTATTTGTAACACTTGATCCTAAAAGAGATAAAATTAAAGAAACCGATGAATTTGTGAAGTATTTTTACCCCAACTCAGTTGGTATTGTAGTAGATAATCTTGATAAAATGACATCAAATTTTGGTGTTAAATACCAAATAGTAGATCTCAAAGACTCTCAGATGCAATATTCTGTGGCACATAGTTCTGCAATTTATCTTTTTAATAAAGATGGAAATTTTGTAAAAGAAGTAACAAATTTAACAATGCAAGAAATAAAATCTTCCGTAGAAGAGCTTTTAAAACACTAA
- a CDS encoding mechanosensitive ion channel domain-containing protein, with amino-acid sequence MNNKFISIFILISFCLNFLYATDNNSSNVLSSQNQELAENISKMVDANLTQDNQNQELVNIIAQKIVDDNTTEKTEDTLKNTLFEFVDELIGINKQIDILKWQNDQNSTEDEVQKLTNTKTDLLNKIPSAITNQKFPLSFIEKYIEEKKKLTRDYKKYKNNTKSEQFIKTAIKLYTTELSEIFYSTLIKIEKMFIEGTNQSELKDIIEKSLLNIKTNNFTKIKILENDIDNSAQELYKEDFYIYELHKKTYEEIFEFLLSNTNLLASNMFFTSLNLKGFIKFINQRSPFDVETINSGKVVLISVIMLFFFSLRKSFANIIYFIFTIFSKNKDHKDNVKKEVVDIIKKPMGFLLLAYGVDISMSIFFYPSPVPIKFASGLNIVYILLYAWLVTSVMDGYGVMIIGHLAKKGGKKEILNLFIKVIYIIVIIIAILLILSSLGFNVSAFVASLGIGGLAIALATKDIIANFFASIMLILDNTFSQGDWIVCGNVEGTVVETGLRKTTIRTFDNALVFVPNSKIMDNSVKNWNRRKVGRQIKMYLSIDYSTTPNQIKACIADIKDMLTNHPGIAVPVETTSSKEIFKYGRSMVSVDDLAGYKNNLFVVLDEFSESSINIMIYCFSKSVVWAEFLSVKEDVMLRIMDILEKHHVKFAFPTRSIYLENAKDLRD; translated from the coding sequence ATGAATAACAAATTTATATCTATTTTTATTCTTATATCTTTTTGTTTAAATTTTTTGTATGCGACTGATAATAATAGTTCAAATGTTTTGTCGTCTCAAAATCAAGAACTAGCAGAAAATATATCAAAGATGGTTGATGCAAATTTAACCCAAGATAATCAAAATCAAGAGCTTGTCAATATAATAGCTCAGAAAATCGTTGACGATAATACCACTGAAAAGACCGAAGATACGCTCAAAAATACACTTTTTGAATTTGTAGATGAGTTAATTGGTATAAATAAACAAATAGATATACTAAAATGGCAAAATGATCAAAACTCAACCGAAGATGAAGTGCAAAAATTAACTAATACCAAAACAGATTTATTAAATAAAATTCCATCAGCCATAACAAATCAAAAATTTCCATTAAGTTTTATAGAGAAATATATTGAGGAGAAAAAAAAATTAACAAGAGATTATAAAAAATATAAAAATAATACTAAAAGTGAGCAATTTATTAAAACTGCAATCAAGCTTTATACAACAGAACTTAGTGAGATTTTTTATTCTACATTGATAAAAATTGAAAAAATGTTCATTGAAGGAACTAATCAATCTGAATTAAAGGATATCATAGAAAAATCACTATTGAATATAAAAACTAACAATTTTACTAAAATAAAAATTTTAGAAAATGACATTGATAATAGTGCTCAAGAACTTTATAAGGAAGATTTTTATATTTATGAACTGCATAAAAAGACATATGAAGAAATATTTGAATTTTTGCTTTCAAATACAAATCTTCTTGCTAGTAATATGTTTTTTACAAGCCTAAATTTAAAAGGATTTATAAAATTTATAAATCAAAGAAGTCCTTTTGATGTAGAAACCATAAATAGTGGAAAAGTTGTTTTAATATCTGTGATTATGCTGTTTTTCTTTTCTCTTAGAAAATCGTTTGCAAATATTATATATTTTATTTTTACTATTTTTTCAAAAAACAAAGACCATAAAGATAATGTAAAAAAAGAAGTTGTTGATATCATTAAAAAGCCTATGGGATTTTTACTCCTTGCTTATGGCGTGGATATTAGTATGAGTATATTTTTCTATCCATCGCCCGTTCCTATTAAATTTGCTAGTGGGTTAAATATAGTCTATATTCTCCTTTATGCTTGGTTGGTAACTAGCGTTATGGATGGTTATGGCGTAATGATAATAGGTCATCTTGCAAAAAAGGGTGGAAAGAAAGAGATTTTAAATTTATTTATAAAAGTGATCTATATAATAGTAATAATTATAGCAATTTTGCTTATTTTAAGTTCTCTTGGATTTAATGTATCAGCTTTTGTCGCTTCTCTTGGTATAGGAGGTTTGGCTATAGCTCTTGCAACAAAAGACATTATAGCTAACTTTTTTGCCTCAATAATGCTTATACTTGATAATACATTTTCCCAAGGAGATTGGATAGTTTGTGGAAATGTAGAAGGAACAGTTGTAGAAACTGGACTTAGAAAAACTACCATTAGAACATTTGACAACGCTCTTGTTTTTGTTCCAAATTCAAAAATAATGGATAACAGTGTTAAAAATTGGAATAGGCGCAAAGTTGGAAGGCAAATCAAGATGTATTTGAGTATAGATTATAGCACTACTCCTAATCAGATTAAAGCTTGTATAGCAGATATAAAAGATATGCTAACAAATCATCCTGGTATAGCAGTACCTGTGGAAACAACAAGTTCAAAAGAAATATTTAAATATGGAAGAAGCATGGTTTCTGTTGATGATTTAGCTGGATATAAAAATAATCTTTTTGTTGTATTGGATGAATTTAGTGAATCATCTATAAATATCATGATATATTGCTTTTCAAAAAGCGTTGTTTGGGCAGAGTTTTTATCAGTTAAAGAAGATGTTATGTTAAGGATAATGGATATCTTAGAAAAACATCATGTAAAATTTGCTTTTCCAACTAGAAGCATTTATTTAGAAAATGCAAAAGATTTAAGGGACTAG
- a CDS encoding tetratricopeptide repeat protein: MKKNIIFSILLSLIFIGCATTSKNLNDKNYKKNTADKSPLTQKQIEAQTYKLEILKTSCDNSQNPQVCEQVGDSANALEKYDIAIKYYDISCKQNFFSSCIKLANVYETATQSNIKDEIKALQIYDQTCKKGDKFSCTKAGNFFYKKDDIKTALEYFNYACGLYEMKSCFLMAEIFEKGKGEIPKDLEIAKNIYTTICFRGDSDGCKKMKELDK; encoded by the coding sequence ATGAAAAAAAATATAATTTTTTCTATACTTTTGTCGTTAATTTTTATTGGCTGTGCAACAACATCTAAAAATTTAAATGATAAAAATTATAAAAAAAATACAGCAGATAAATCCCCATTAACACAAAAACAGATAGAAGCCCAAACCTATAAGTTAGAAATTTTAAAAACCTCTTGCGATAATTCACAAAATCCACAAGTATGCGAACAAGTAGGCGATAGTGCAAATGCTTTAGAAAAATACGATATAGCTATAAAATATTATGATATTTCTTGCAAACAAAACTTTTTTTCATCTTGCATTAAACTTGCAAATGTTTATGAAACAGCAACACAATCTAACATAAAAGATGAGATAAAAGCTTTACAAATTTATGACCAAACATGCAAAAAGGGTGATAAATTTTCTTGCACAAAAGCGGGTAATTTCTTTTATAAAAAAGACGACATAAAAACAGCGCTTGAATACTTCAACTATGCTTGCGGTCTTTATGAGATGAAGTCATGTTTTTTGATGGCTGAAATATTTGAAAAAGGTAAAGGTGAAATTCCAAAAGACTTAGAAATAGCAAAAAATATATATACAACCATTTGTTTTAGAGGTGATAGTGATGGTTGTAAAAAAATGAAAGAACTAGATAAGTAA
- the prfB gene encoding peptide chain release factor 2 yields MDSYEYLELLKNLKNKIENIISIINPTKAQERISEIEEFQKDPLLWNDAKKAGALNKEKTKLSNILSSYEKAKNALYDAKDIFELAQDENDQETINSLFEESSNLENLITNFEIQMMLSSQDDSKNAIVSIHPGAGGTESNDWASMLYRMYLRFSERMGYKVETLDFQEGEEAGLKDVSFIVRGENAYGYLKAENGIHRLVRTSPFDSAGRRHTSFSSVMVSPELDDDIQIDIEEKDIRFDYYRASGAGGQHVNKTESAVRITHIPTGIVVQCQNDRSQHKNKATALKVLQSRLYELELEKQKQNTQNSSQKSDIGWGYQIRSYVLFPYQQVKDVRSNIAYSQTDAILDGDIKKVIEDVLIAQKSNK; encoded by the coding sequence TTGGACAGTTATGAATATTTAGAGCTTCTAAAAAATTTAAAAAACAAAATAGAAAATATAATATCTATAATAAATCCCACTAAGGCACAAGAGCGTATAAGTGAGATAGAAGAATTTCAAAAAGATCCATTGCTTTGGAATGATGCAAAAAAAGCTGGTGCTTTAAATAAAGAAAAAACGAAACTAAGTAATATTTTATCTAGTTATGAAAAAGCAAAAAATGCCCTATATGATGCTAAAGATATTTTTGAATTAGCGCAAGATGAAAACGATCAAGAAACTATAAATTCTTTATTTGAAGAATCTTCAAATTTAGAAAATTTAATAACAAATTTTGAAATTCAAATGATGTTAAGTAGCCAAGATGATAGCAAAAATGCCATAGTTAGCATCCATCCAGGGGCTGGTGGAACAGAAAGCAATGACTGGGCAAGCATGCTTTATAGAATGTATTTGAGATTTTCTGAAAGAATGGGATATAAAGTCGAAACACTTGATTTTCAAGAAGGTGAAGAGGCGGGTCTTAAAGATGTGAGCTTTATTGTGCGTGGCGAAAACGCTTATGGATATCTAAAAGCAGAAAATGGAATACATAGACTCGTTCGCACAAGCCCTTTTGATAGTGCAGGACGAAGACACACAAGTTTTAGTTCTGTGATGGTAAGCCCAGAGTTAGATGACGATATACAAATAGATATAGAAGAAAAAGATATAAGATTTGATTACTATAGAGCAAGCGGTGCTGGGGGACAGCATGTAAATAAAACAGAAAGTGCGGTTAGAATTACACATATTCCAACAGGAATAGTAGTTCAATGTCAAAATGATAGAAGTCAGCACAAAAATAAAGCAACAGCACTAAAAGTATTGCAATCTAGGCTTTACGAATTAGAGCTAGAAAAACAAAAACAAAATACCCAAAATTCATCCCAAAAAAGCGATATAGGTTGGGGGTATCAAATACGCTCTTATGTGTTATTTCCCTATCAACAAGTAAAAGATGTCAGATCTAATATAGCATATTCGCAAACCGATGCTATATTAGATGGAGATATAAAAAAAGTTATCGAAGATGTGCTTATAGCACAAAAAAGTAATAAATAA
- a CDS encoding type II secretion system protein: MNYEAVLVQLGYTQNDASIEKIKRILSKCDLTDKELQHIVELNDKLKPYLSYITMSNSYDYFKIKYEKSPQNIKEDIINIIENWSDKYKIAIQKVENKETYYITHKI, encoded by the coding sequence ATGAATTACGAAGCAGTTTTAGTTCAGCTAGGTTACACACAAAATGATGCGAGTATAGAAAAGATTAAAAGAATATTATCAAAATGCGATTTAACGGATAAAGAACTACAACATATAGTAGAGTTAAATGACAAATTAAAGCCTTATCTTAGTTATATAACAATGTCAAATTCATATGATTATTTTAAAATAAAATATGAAAAATCACCGCAAAATATAAAAGAAGACATCATTAATATTATAGAAAATTGGTCTGATAAATACAAAATAGCTATACAAAAAGTTGAGAATAAAGAGACATACTATATAACTCATAAAATTTAA
- a CDS encoding alanine racemase, translating into MSEILINLNNLKHNVSQISTKIGSVKKIIAVLKDNAYGHGLVLMAKELANLGVRHACVRSIDEANEIKEFFDDILVLSHIPNGNENITFTYAINDLSALEIIKENSKIHFAIDTLMHRNGILQKDFELACKIAKKRNLKLLGAYTHFRSADEISSDYFAQKMVYEKSKKSLKMVACKFGYENLVFHSHNSAATNRAEKIDDDFIRVGISLYGYNEFCDTLNLKPILSLWANRVSKRVLKKGCCVGYGAKFCAKEDINIATYDLGYADGLFRYNGNGELLIENGKKLLGKMSMDSFSCEDSGEKICIFKDVTKWANFFNTINYEILVKLSPRIKRKIVME; encoded by the coding sequence ATGTCTGAAATTTTAATAAATTTAAATAATTTAAAACATAATGTTTCGCAAATTTCAACCAAAATAGGAAGTGTTAAGAAAATCATAGCAGTTTTAAAAGACAATGCTTATGGACATGGTTTAGTTTTAATGGCAAAAGAACTAGCAAATTTAGGTGTGCGTCATGCTTGTGTAAGAAGTATAGATGAAGCCAATGAGATAAAAGAATTTTTTGATGATATATTAGTGCTTTCACACATACCAAACGGAAATGAAAATATAACCTTTACATATGCTATAAATGATTTATCGGCACTTGAAATAATAAAAGAAAACTCAAAAATTCATTTTGCTATCGATACATTGATGCATAGAAATGGGATTTTGCAAAAAGATTTTGAACTTGCTTGTAAAATTGCCAAAAAAAGAAATTTAAAACTTCTTGGTGCATACACGCATTTCAGATCTGCTGATGAAATCAGTAGCGATTATTTTGCACAAAAAATGGTATATGAAAAATCAAAAAAAAGTTTAAAAATGGTAGCTTGTAAATTTGGATATGAAAATTTAGTTTTCCACTCTCACAATTCAGCTGCTACAAATAGAGCCGAGAAGATTGATGATGATTTTATAAGAGTTGGTATATCTTTATATGGATATAATGAATTTTGTGATACATTAAATTTAAAACCAATACTTAGCTTATGGGCAAATAGAGTTAGTAAAAGGGTTTTAAAAAAAGGTTGTTGCGTGGGCTATGGTGCGAAATTTTGCGCCAAAGAAGATATAAATATAGCCACTTATGATTTAGGATATGCAGATGGTCTTTTTAGATATAATGGAAATGGCGAACTTTTGATAGAAAATGGTAAAAAACTACTTGGTAAAATGTCTATGGATAGTTTTAGCTGTGAAGATAGCGGAGAAAAAATTTGTATTTTTAAAGATGTTACAAAATGGGCTAACTTTTTTAATACAATAAATTATGAAATTTTAGTAAAGCTATCGCCACGAATAAAAAGAAAAATTGTAATGGAGTAA
- a CDS encoding DNA polymerase III subunit gamma/tau, protein MLALALKYRPSNFDGLIGQDQVVKSLKNALDIQRLGHAYLFSGLRGSGKTSTARIFAKAMVCSKGPTSMPCEVCDNCKMANENRHIDIIEMDAASHRKIDDIRDLIEQTRYKPAIARFKIFIIDEVHMLTKEAFNALLKTLEEPPEYVKFILATTDPLKLPLTIISRTQHFRFRPINKNEIVKHLQFILSSENIKYEDGVAEILARSGSGSLRDTLTLLDQAIIFTNSNLTKASVSSMLGLLDPDKIEKIFETILKNDKNELINLAKELEGYETQNIIDEMIVNLKDKFLNKDSRYSLLLCERFFKILSKSKTMLSVDVDDNFVLLLMFFMMMEATNLKSIDEMITSLEKDKLNTLDTSIQVSFDKPKQVKKAHYDEFLKNLYDRSYELGKCFDVCIEFVKFENNIMFLNSSASGENQDILRKSSSVIMKVLRQTFDKETKIKIDSYTKEENIQKNDKNIENGNLKNETNEEMQTQNSLNELKTSDIKIDDEQSLNLNKNKEDENISYMNRLFGDPQIQNT, encoded by the coding sequence TTGTTGGCATTAGCACTTAAATACAGACCTAGTAACTTTGATGGATTAATAGGGCAAGATCAGGTAGTAAAAAGTTTAAAAAATGCTCTTGATATACAAAGATTGGGTCATGCGTATCTTTTTTCTGGACTTAGAGGAAGTGGCAAAACATCAACTGCAAGAATTTTTGCAAAAGCTATGGTTTGTTCAAAAGGACCTACTTCAATGCCTTGTGAAGTTTGTGATAATTGTAAAATGGCAAATGAAAATCGCCACATTGATATTATAGAGATGGATGCTGCAAGCCATAGGAAAATAGATGATATAAGAGATCTTATAGAACAAACTAGATATAAACCAGCTATAGCAAGATTTAAAATTTTTATCATAGATGAAGTTCATATGCTTACAAAAGAAGCTTTTAACGCTCTTTTAAAAACTCTTGAAGAGCCACCTGAGTATGTTAAATTTATACTTGCTACAACAGATCCATTAAAACTGCCTCTTACTATCATCTCACGAACGCAGCATTTTAGATTTAGACCTATCAATAAAAACGAAATAGTAAAACACTTGCAGTTTATTTTAAGTAGTGAAAACATAAAATATGAAGATGGTGTTGCTGAAATACTTGCAAGATCTGGAAGCGGTTCTCTTAGAGACACACTAACTTTACTTGATCAAGCTATAATATTTACAAACTCAAATTTAACAAAAGCATCTGTTTCTTCTATGCTTGGACTTTTGGACCCAGATAAAATAGAGAAAATTTTTGAAACTATACTTAAAAACGATAAAAACGAGTTAATAAACCTTGCAAAAGAACTAGAAGGATATGAAACTCAAAATATAATAGATGAGATGATTGTTAATTTAAAAGATAAATTTTTAAATAAAGATAGCAGATATTCTTTGTTGCTTTGTGAAAGATTTTTTAAAATTCTATCAAAATCAAAAACTATGCTTAGTGTGGATGTAGATGACAATTTTGTTTTACTTTTGATGTTTTTTATGATGATGGAAGCTACAAATTTAAAGAGTATAGATGAAATGATAACCTCTTTAGAAAAAGATAAATTAAATACTTTAGATACTTCTATACAAGTAAGTTTTGATAAACCAAAACAAGTTAAGAAAGCCCATTATGATGAATTTTTAAAAAATTTATACGATAGAAGTTATGAACTTGGAAAATGTTTTGATGTATGTATAGAGTTTGTAAAATTTGAGAATAATATAATGTTTTTAAACTCAAGTGCCAGTGGCGAAAACCAAGATATTCTTCGTAAAAGTTCATCTGTCATAATGAAAGTTTTAAGACAAACTTTCGATAAAGAGACCAAAATAAAAATAGATTCTTATACAAAAGAAGAAAATATTCAAAAAAATGACAAAAATATAGAAAATGGAAATTTAAAAAACGAAACTAATGAAGAAATGCAAACTCAAAATTCTTTAAATGAATTAAAGACTTCTGATATAAAAATTGATGATGAACAAAGTTTAAATTTAAATAAAAACAAAGAAGATGAAAATATATCTTATATGAACAGACTCTTTGGAGATCCGCAAATACAAAACACATAA
- a CDS encoding L,D-transpeptidase family protein: MKKIVVFVVLFIGLLYSKSLEQIYLEDGIEAVKKILDENIKKSNFWIDTIKDIDVKYGYYDNNTTIITVDKVGKKMSMYTYEDGNLTNIFHQDIITGELGDKFKEGDLKTPVGAYEVTRRFTPPSDYYGPIAFSLSYPNLYDKILGKTGGGIWIHGFPSDGNRKNELTTEGCVALKNDLLLEFDELMQKQTSRAIALISESGEAKTSKDDIAILLRDIFFWKQAWTISDIDKYLNFYDDSFVRYDGMKFDDFKVMKKRIFDKKESKKIVFSDYEISPYPNSQGKKIFRIAFMEHYEAPSHKFQGQKTLYAMIKDGKMKIILEQ; this comes from the coding sequence TTGAAAAAAATAGTTGTTTTTGTTGTTTTATTTATTGGTTTATTATATTCAAAAAGTTTAGAGCAAATTTATCTTGAAGATGGCATAGAAGCTGTAAAAAAGATATTAGATGAAAATATCAAAAAATCAAATTTTTGGATAGATACAATAAAAGATATAGATGTAAAATATGGTTATTATGATAATAATACAACCATAATAACGGTAGACAAAGTCGGTAAAAAAATGAGTATGTATACATATGAGGATGGAAATCTTACAAATATTTTTCATCAAGATATCATTACCGGGGAACTTGGCGATAAATTTAAAGAAGGTGATTTAAAAACGCCAGTTGGTGCGTATGAAGTTACAAGAAGATTTACTCCGCCAAGCGATTATTATGGACCAATAGCTTTTTCTCTATCTTATCCAAATTTATATGATAAAATACTTGGAAAAACAGGTGGCGGCATATGGATACACGGATTTCCAAGTGATGGAAATAGAAAAAACGAGCTTACGACAGAAGGTTGCGTTGCACTTAAAAACGATTTGCTTTTAGAATTTGATGAACTTATGCAAAAGCAAACATCAAGAGCAATAGCTCTTATATCAGAATCAGGTGAAGCAAAGACTTCAAAAGATGATATTGCTATACTTTTAAGAGATATATTTTTTTGGAAACAAGCTTGGACTATTAGCGATATAGACAAATATTTAAACTTTTATGATGATAGTTTTGTTAGATATGATGGTATGAAATTTGATGATTTTAAAGTCATGAAAAAAAGGATATTTGACAAAAAAGAGAGTAAAAAAATTGTATTTAGTGATTATGAAATATCCCCATATCCAAACTCGCAAGGCAAAAAAATATTTAGAATAGCTTTTATGGAGCATTACGAAGCACCTAGTCATAAATTTCAAGGTCAAAAAACTCTATATGCTATGATAAAAGATGGTAAAATGAAAATTATTTTAGAACAGTAG